DNA from Globicephala melas chromosome 11, mGloMel1.2, whole genome shotgun sequence:
GCCTAAAACAACCCAAGCTCGGATTGTTGCCAGGTTTGTTAGTCTCTTGGTGGCTTGGAGATCCTGTCAGGAAAAGGCTTTCATAAGAGCCACAGTAGGTGTTAGAAGCACCCACTCAAACAGTTTTCAGATAAAAGTGATCTCTGCTGTGCTGCTAGGGATACAGCCTTCGGCCTTTGTCGTCCGCTTGTTTTCCCCCTCGGTGCTGCATAGACCCTCCTCCCAGGGGACCCGTTTAGACTTCTCAACTTCCATGAGCCACGTGGATCCTGCTTTGGGCACAGCCAGCTGATAAAGCATGTGGACCCGGCCTTTGTTGGTATCAGGGACTTGTTAGAGAGGATAACTTTGATCTCTGATACCTAATAGTGATCAAAAGGCAGAGCGTGAGAAATAAGCTTAGCACATTGCTTGAAAAGATGTACAGTCATTTAATGCCTTCTTGGGGCAAACTGATGGAAGCTATGGGCTTTGTTCCATAGCAGAATGCACATAAGTTCATACACCCCAAACGTGGCACATGGCGGCAGGAGACTCCCCAAACCTGGAGACGCACCTGGAGGCCTGAGGTGCAAAAGCCTAAATCAGCTAGAGATAAGCCTGCTTTAGGGCACTTGTTTTAGCCCCCATAGAATCAATGTTACTGAACCCTTTACTTTGTGATGGCATCTGAGTCCAGATAAGGTGTGACCCCATGAACCTGATTATTGTTTTTACCGTAGGGTTGTTTTTAAAGACACTGATTGCAAGGACGCAAATGAGAAGCTTATGTAGGTTTTGGGACCAGAAATAGCtgcgcctttttttttttttttttgtctgggccacacagcatgcgggatcttagttccccgaccagggatcaaacccacaccccccgcagtggaagtacggagacttaaccactggacctccagggaagtccctagctgtGCTTTTTTTTATGAGCAACTGCATCAGTTTTATTTGACAATCACTAAGGGGCTTAAGCTCTCAGTTTTCTTTCACGACTGGCAGGGCACAGAGTTGGGGCCCCTACTCGTGGCTTCAGCTTCTCTTGCCCTTGCTCTGATttccccttccctgctttccCCGCGTACATAGCAGTACAGGATAGAGGGGATCAAGTCCTTTTGGAAATAAGTTGGGGTTGAAGGGTCATGACTTTGTGTGTCTTCTCCAGCTTTGAGACCTGGCTCCAGGGTGCTGTGGCGGAGGTGACACGGGCCGCAGCCCGGCTGCCCGGCCTCAGCAGCCGAGTCAGCTATGCCGTCCGCAAGGTCCACACCATTCGGGGTGGGTAGGGCAACTTCCAGATGCATCCTGCCCTTCCCGCTGCCCCACCAGCTCTCTCATCCTACAcccaccctcctgcctcctccttaCCAGTCCAGGCATCTCCtgttttccctcttctcctccacAAACTCACCTCTCTgttgctctctgccttttcttccccAGGCCTGATGGCTCGAAAACTGGCCCTTGCTCAGCTGCGCCAGGAGAGGTGAAGTTTGGGCCACTTTGAGGTGGATcaggggcaggagtggggctTTAAGGTGTTGGTTGCTGGGACCCAGAAAAGCGAGGATGGAGGAAGGATGGGGGCTTAGGGGTCAGGCAGTTGGGTGATTCCCCccatctctgtttctcttcccTGTCTCAGCTGCCCCCGACCCCCACCGGCCACGGATATGAGCCTGGAGTTGGAGCAGCTGCGGGAGGAACGGAACCGTCTGGACACGGAACTGCAGCTGAGCGCCCACATCATCCAGCAGGAGGTGGGCCGGGCCCGGGAGCAAGGTACACCTGGTCCTCAAGTCACCGAGCTTGAGCCGGGGCCAAAGTCTGAGTCTGGGGGttgaagaggaagagggaagagctGGGGTCTAGGGTACGGAGAAGCCTGAGCGGGCACCACGTCTTCCCAGGGGAGGCGGAGCGGCAGAAGCTGAGCGAAGTGGCCCAGCAGCTGGAACAGGAGCTGCAGCGCACCCAGGAGTCCCTGGCCAGTTTGGGGCTGCAGCTGGAGGCGGCTCGCCAGGGCCAGCAGGAGAGCACGGCGGAGGCTGCCAGTCTCCGGCAGGAGCTGACCCAGCAGCAGGAGGTCTACGGGCAAGGTATGCAGGAGGGGGCGTGGGCAGACccgtggtgggggcgggggtgggaacCATGAACCAAGGCTCGCCTGACACCCCACGTGCACCTCCACCCCAGCGCTGCAGGAGAAGGTGGCCGAAGTGGAGACTCGACTGCGGGAACAGCTCTCAGAATCAGAAAGGAGACTGAACGAGGCTCGCAGGGAACACACCAAGGCCGGTGAGATTGGCTGGGGTGGACGTGGCTtttcaggaagaaggaagtgTTGAGGCAtgaggttattttaaaaactttatttttaaagcttttttgaAGTGTGCGAGTCATGAAGTTATCAAGGAAGATGAATTCTCAGGTGGTAAACACCCCTATATAGCCAGCTCAAGCAAGAGCACTTGACCAGCCCTGGatcccctgcagcccctcccagtCACCCCCCTCTGCAAAGGCAGTCTGACATCTCATAGCAACGATTACCCCCAACTTTTTATTGGGAAACATTTCAGACACCTGGCCAAGTTAAAAGAATCAGGTAATGGACGCTCAAATGCCTTCTCTGGTTAGAGGCAGCGGTTCCTAACCTTTGGTCACATTTCCTATCtatctgtatatacacacatattgaTATATAAACATTTGGGGGGGAATTATTGAAAGTAGGTTGCACACATCCTGACTGTTCAGCTGCATCTCCCACAAATAGGATATTTTCCTATGTAACCTCAATACCATTGTCAcactttaagaaaatgaacatgAATTGCACAAAATCTGATATCCAGTCCCTATTCAGATTCCCCCTGCAGGACTCTGGGAAGCGTCAGTGATGGGGGAGGTACTTTGGGTTCACAGATTCATAGGCTCCTAGAGCATCAGACTCCCCTCTGTACGGAAGACTGAAAGCCACAAAGTGTCAGTGGCTCACCCGAGGCACAGAGCTGGGACCCAGTGTTCCTGCCCATCCTTCCAGGCTTGTTTTCACGGTGCCTCATGGCCTCTAGGCTGCCCAACACCCGTCCCCTCTGTGGCCTGGCTTTCCCGTAGTGGTCTCCCTGCGCCAGATCCAGCGCAAAGCCACCCGGGAAAAGGAGCGGAACCAGGAGCTGCGGCGCCTGCAGGAAGAGGCCCGAAAGGAGGAGGGACAGCGGCTGACCCAGCGCCTGAAGGAGCTGGAGAGAGACAAGAACCTCATGCTGGTAGGAGGCCGAGGAGGGGCTCTTCTCAGGGAGCAGAGCTGTGGAAAGGGGAGGGGACTCTGCCCGGGCTTGGTGGCGTTTAACCCTCTCCTTCCCAGGCCACCTTGCAGCAAGAGGGTCTCCTCTCCCGTTACAAGCAGCAGCGACTGTTGGCAGTTCTTCCTTCCCCGTCGGATAAGGGGTTACCTGTGGAGTCCAGCCTCAGGCCCTCAGAGTCTTCAGCGCCTGCACCTCCAGCGGCGGCCCTATGCACCAAGGAGTCCATCAAAGGTAAGGGACAGATGGCGGGGGACTTCAGGCATCTCTCCTCCAGGCACTCTGCAATGCATGAGCCTTGTTCTCTGTGACCCCTGGAGGCCCACAGCCTCTCTTGTTCACGCCCGCCTTGGACCAGGAGCCTTCTCCCTCATAACCCTCACATCCTGCGGCGTGACTGTGACAGCCTTCTCTTGTCCACCTCCTGTCCCTTGGGGTCTTCTTTCCCAGGATCCCTTTCTGTCCTGCTCGATGACTtgcagggcctgagtgaggccaTTTCCAAAGAGGAAGCTATTTGTGAAGGAGACATCCAGACCTCTTCTTCTGTCTGCCTCTGAGCAGCTGCGAGGACCGAAGGGATGAGGATGGAGGAGGAGTGGGTTGGAGAGGGCGTCCAGCCCAGCTCCCTTCCCATCCAGCTGCCCTCGGGGACAGCTGCCAAGATGTTGTGAATTCTCCCGTGGCTCAATAAAGATGACTGCAGTAGGAGCCATTGTTTGGACAGTTCTCTCTGGGAATATAAGGAAATTTTCTCCCTGCAGCCTCTCTTGTCCGAGAAATATGAGAAGTGGTCTCCCACACAGCTCTTTCTCTAGACGATTCCGTTTTCGAAACCCCTTTCCTAGGCTGCCCAGGAAGTTTTTGGAGAAGctccaggtttctttttattctcaacttttgttttaaaactacCTCTGGAAGGTGATCAGTGCCAGGAATGAAGCAGATAAAACATTCACATGTTCGACAGGAATCACAGATCCAGGCAGCATCCTGCCCCGGGGGCCACTGTGGTGGGCTTGACGGGCGGGTCCCTGCTCCCGTGGCACTTACAGTCCGGTGGGAGAGACAGACGATGGGCAAGTACTTACATGAACAAATGAGCCGTTTCAAACAATAATAAGTGCTACGAatatgaagagaagaaagaaatgacagtGATGTGGTAGAAACTGGCTGTGTGGGGAGGGGCGGCATTAGATGGGGGGGACAGGCAAGGCCTCTCTCCGGAGGGATGTGGTGCTGAGGCCGGGGTGAGGTGAGGCGCAGGCTGTGCAGCCCCCTGGGAGGAGCATGAGGGTGGCCACAGGCTGGGCAGGCGCGGAGGCTGGAGGGAGCCCGAGGGAGGATGCTGCAGGGAGAGGCCAGGCCTGGTGGAGCTTGGATTTTACTCTAGAAAGTCCTTAGAGTACTTTTAAAACTGGGGACAGCCACACGAtttgacttacatttttttttttttttttttttttttgcggtacgcgggcctctcaccgctggggcccctcccactgcggagcacaggctccggacgcgcaggctcagcggccctggctcacgggcccagcctctccgcggcatgtgggatcttcccggaccagggcacgaacccgtgtcccccgcattggcaggcggactctcaaccactgcgccatcagggaagcccttgacttaCATTTTTAAGAGATCTGTTGGCTGGCTGTGGAGGATGGGTTTGGGGTGTGGCCACGggatgaggagagagaggaatgaaGTCCTCAAAAGTGAGCCACGAGGGACAGTGGTGTCCCTTACTGCGGGGGAGCAGACCCGGTGGGGGACAACCCGGGGAGGAAGTGAGTTTGGACACGTTACTTCTGAGAGGCTCATGAGACGTCCAGGCAGAGGAGTCCTTGCTGAGGAAAAGTTCTAGGGGGATCTCTGAACGACTCAGACCAGACAGACTGACAactgaaggaggaggggagagaaggggtggGCACAGAGTTCACACCAAGGACACGGAGAGGGGCTCAAGGGGCAGTGAGGAGGATtccagagggaggagaaagaggctgAGATGCCAGGGGGAGCTGAGGCAACTTCTTCCCGAGCCTCTGGGTGTGACTGATGGAAGCAGCCCTGGGGTCGGAGAAGGAATCAGGATGTCCTCGTACTGTCCCCTTCACCTGCAGTCACCCCAGGTGGCTCCTGGATGAAATTCTCAGATGTCGCTGCTTGGGAGGCCCCCTTCACGCCTGGAGAAGGCATATGCTGGGAAGTGGAAGTTCCAGGAAGGGCTGAGCCCCAAGGAGAGGGTTCACActgggatgggtgggggaggCTTGGTGTACTAGCTGAGATCGTTCTAGCTGTGTCCCAGCTGTTCAAGGGAACACCCCCTGTCCTCCCCCCAATTGCCCACCCCCTGCCCGGcatcctgcctcccagcccctgtAATTACACTGCTTCCCCACACGTGGTTTGCTCCCATTCCTTGGCTTCCAATGACCTTGAGGGACTAGAGGTAGAAGTCCCTGTTATTAGGGGTTGCTGCAGGGTGTGTATGAAGGAGGACATGAAAACAATGGTGGGGTGACCAAGGTCTGGGTCATCGATAAAGCCTGGGTGGCTGGGTCCTGAGCTGGGGGACTAAAGTGAGGGACACCACCAGAGGTTACACATTAGCCACGGCCTTCCAGATGGGTTTGACCAGTTAGGTTCGGATGTGATTCATTGTGTGACTGGGCCGGTCCCTCCCCAGAGATtggcctcctcttccccctcctcccctatAAAGCCTCTTGGGGTCCCCAAGCACCCAGACTCAGCCGACCCCTGACTGGGGGCCAGGAGACAGGCAAGATGCTCAACTGGAAGCTCCTGGGGATCCTGGTCCTTTGCCTGTTTTGCCGGAGGTGAGCTGGGAATAGAGGCCCGGAGTGTGATTTGGGGGTGATGGGGGACGGTAAAGATGAGGCAAGGGTGAGCTGGGTGCATAGGGATAGGGAGATCCTGGGAATTCACATGAGGGGAAGAGTTAAGGCGATGGAGGTGGTGCGGGAAGGTGCGTTTTAGCGCAGAATAAATGTTTTGCTGGTTTGGGTGTAGCTGCATGTGGCGATTTAGGTCAGCATTCAGGTGTGGGGCGAGTGTTCATCAGAGCTGAGGTCCGTGTTAAGGGCGTGGAGGTCATCGTAGAGATGGGGTCTGGGTGCCACGCGGTGCCAGGGTGTAGACAGCTTTGGGACTGCAGACACATATAGCGGCCCTGCCAGTGGGGTGTC
Protein-coding regions in this window:
- the CCHCR1 gene encoding coiled-coil alpha-helical rod protein 1 isoform X6; this translates as MRLEAQAVELEALARAEKAGRAEAEGLRAALAGAEVVRKNLEEGSQRELEDVRRLHQEQLSSLTQAHREALSSLTSKAGGLEKSLSSLETRRSGEAEELAAAQREAELLRKQLSKTQEDLEAQVTLVENLRRYVGEQVPPEVHSQMWESERQELLETVQHLREDRAGLHTTTELLQVRVQSLTHILCMQEEELARRVQPSDCLEPEFTKKRQSLLKRWREKVFSLMVQLKAQELEHRDRVGQLKGQVAELQEGVKTQCQEQAILQHSLQDKAAEVEVERMGAKALQTELSRTQEARRREQQQTATAEEQLKLVANAVSSFETWLQGAVAEVTRAAARLPGLSSRVSYAVRKVHTIRGLMARKLALAQLRQESCPRPPPATDMSLELEQLREERNRLDTELQLSAHIIQQEVGRAREQGEAERQKLSEVAQQLEQELQRTQESLASLGLQLEAARQGQQESTAEAASLRQELTQQQEVYGQALQEKVAEVETRLREQLSESERRLNEARREHTKAVVSLRQIQRKATREKERNQELRRLQEEARKEEGQRLTQRLKELERDKNLMLATLQQEGLLSRYKQQRLLAVLPSPSDKGLPVESSLRPSESSAPAPPAAALCTKESIKGSLSVLLDDLQGLSEAISKEEAICEGDIQTSSSVCL